Below is a window of Impatiens glandulifera chromosome 2, dImpGla2.1, whole genome shotgun sequence DNA.
tgtgatCGATGATAGGACATATGATTGGACAGTGTGTTATGTAAgatttaacccaaataacccAAACCGAACAGGTTCAAtttgtttaatatgttaaaattgtGGCAAACAAAATGAAAAGTGGAGGTAGAATGCCAATCTTTTTTAGGAACAGTAACTAGTGTTTGATAACAGAGTTTGtcatttaatctaaattattaattgtttatttgaattaagttcatttaataatgattatttaaaatcacttaattatttagactCAACCCAAATTAAGCTTAATTTGGTAAGTTACGAATGACTTAACTCGGTAATTCAGTAGAACATTCCAAAGACAACTTTAAGtcttaaaattaatcaaattacgtCATTATAAAGGAAAATAGTCTTTAGGTATTTTCCTGATATTAGTTCCACCTTATATCTAACCAACTTGCATATCAAttacttaaaatttagatattttcacttggtttcttctttatttattttccacACTTAACTCATTCAACACTTAAAATTCGGTagttaactttcaacacttaatttttagttttttcaaacataacCCCTAGTCTCAAGAGCATGTTTATTAATGATTACATTTACATATATGGGCCAAGTCTGCTACTACTGTTGCATTTGTTTCTAAACTAGTTGCTGTACTTAAGCTTACAACTGTGAGTATTTTCTTTATGTAACAGAATGAATTATCTCGTATGAGATTTAACTTATCCATGTTAGATGGGCTCATCCACGAGTACTGCATATACAGAGGTATTGTGGATTCATCTCTTCCATCTCCAAATGGTAAGTACTATACTTAGTATTTTCTTTCTTAGAGTTGAAGAGTCGCAGTTTCATTGTCCATgtgtttatcaaaaaaaattctctttgTTCAGCTTCTGAAATGCAGATACAATCGGAGCCATTTAGTGTCGAGCAATCTGAGCCTGTGAATTGTTCTCTAGGAGAAGAATGTGTCACTAGCAATCCTTTAGATGGTGAAACTTCATTAAGCAACTTAGATGATAACGGTTGTTCCTCCTCAGAAGTAAGATCAGATACAGTTGGCAAAGTTCTAGATATTGAGGAGCGATATCATTGTGAGTCAACAGATAATCTTGAAGACTGTAGCACCAGTGGAGTCGTCCTTCAGAGTGGATGTCATCATGAATCACGTCTTGCCAAGAGAACCAGAATTCATGGCACGATTGAAAAGAGTAGACACAAATGGAGGCGCCGGGAGGAGAAACTTGATCCTGGTTTTGAAGTTAGTCTACTTATCCTCACATCTATACACttcactttttaaaattcaagaatacacttatttagaaaaaaattatctttagaTCTAAACAAATCCTGACTTCAATTGGGCTGTTTTATTACCAACTTATTTTCATGTTGATCATGATCTGAAAAATGTACATTTTGTGATGTTTTCCAAAAATCACACTAATGTAAAAGATAATCATATCATGATCGggagagaaaaagaaattatataccAAATAAAGCAAAAAATTACACTTTGGTTCaatcatcaagaaaataatttgtatatcaAGTGAAGCAACAAAATTTCACTATAATCTAGACCGTGATCCAAAATATAGTATGATTATGATAAACAAGaatcttataccaaacaaaatatgacttcaattttaattttggcGATTTTCCAATGAGACcgtgattgtgacaaaaattaGTTTCCATATGGGCTACCATGATAGAAAATGATTTCTTTGCAGGTTTGTGACTCACATATGTTTAGAAGTGTGAGTGGAAATAATACTGATAAGTATTCCATTGTCCTGGGAATAAAGGAGCTTGCTTCCAAAGGAATGGCTGCAGAGGCAGTGGAAGAAATAAATACTTTGGACCCAAATTTTTTCCCACAAAATCCTACTTTGCTGTTTAAACTTAAGCAGGTGAGAAAATGACATTTGAATCGTTACTGATTGTTCAAGATTTGTTAACGAGTTGATTTTTGAATCTTTTGCTTGGGTGGTTTTTCAGGTCGAGTTTTTGAAACTGGCTAGTTCTGGAGACTATCAAAGTGCATTAAGAGTCGCTTGTTCGTTTTTGGGTGCTTTGGCAACTAAAGATCCTACATTGCTGAAACCCCTCAAGGAAACATTGCTTACCTTGTTGAGACCTATTGAAGATACTATGGAGCTAGACTGGCCCTTACATGATGTTGCATCTTCTCTTCAGGTATACTAATTGATTGATACATGCCAACGTACTAGTATAGTTTATTTGAAGGTAAAACAGAATTGACTTATATAGGACTTGAAAACCCTATACAAGGGCCTGCTAAATACAGattcaaaaatttatttggCTTTGTATCACCATTTGGAACCCCTTTTTCTGTTAGATTTCTCATTTCAAAGATCTAGATGATATCACATTTGGATAAATTTTACTTAGTCAGACAtagatttaaaaatttattgatCCAAACATGATTTTCAAATGGGGCCACTACTAGTGTTCTTATAGGTCTAAAACTCAAATTTCTGCTCAATTTACTCAAATTCAACAACTTCTCATCGAGCAGGTGGAGTTTGGTAGGAGGTTAGGAATTGATGAGCCGCAGCTTATGAAGATTTTACAAGCAACTCTTTACACACATAGTGAATGGTTTAAGCTTCAAATGTGTAAAGATCGGTTTGAAGGTCTGTTAAGGATAGACTCTCTGAAAGAAGTGAGCAGTTCTTTGTTAACGGGTGGACCTGTCTTGAAGTCAAATATAGAAACTTGCGAAGGGTCTTCTCAGGTCACTGTTTCGTCAAGCAACCGAATGCAAGAGGATGTTAGCAGTCCAAATCAAGCATTATCGAGCGAAAGTGTCTGTGACGAAAGTGCCATACTTAAAGTCATGGTAAGTAGTTTCAACTTGCATTTCTAGCTTTACAACTTTAGATGTTGATGTCTTTTTTATTGATGCTTTCCAATGCGAAATACATATCATTTATTTGCATAAAACATAGGCAAACGGgatttatatttgattgatgCAGGAATTTCTAGCATTGCCAAGGGCCGATGCCATCCATCTTCTTGCTCAATACAATGGGAACGCTGAAGCAGTTATTCAGCAAATATTTGCCTAGGGAGTTTGTATACTGACTTGTAATTGACAGAGATTGTGTTTATTGATTTAttcattgtatttttttttatgtatacaCTTCCACAGAGGTAATTAGTATGGCTAGATTTTTTTgtgttttgaaatattaaagtttatatcAATAGAGTTGACGGCTTATAATATCTTGAACACattgtttgaaattttgaatgttGCTTATTACGACCGATAAGAGCATTATCGATCTGTATTTTTCATCTATTCTcagtttaaaattttcagaCATTGAAATTGAACTTTCACACTTCAAGATGGTTgctattcaaaatataaaattttattaatacaacCCTTCTATTGTAAATTGTAGTGTTAGTGACATAAAATGCAAActtattatatcattatttcaaataatatggGTTAGAGTATCTATGAGTTGAATCAAACTTCATGAATATTAAATCTGAATAATTGATCTAACATATACCTTCAACTATCCTTATCTTAATTGATTTGATCACTCATTAAAGATTAAACATTAGCATTTCTCCTTCTCCTATCAACGAGACACTCCAAATCCTCATAAATAGATTATTcttgttaaaaataatgattattattgAAATATCAATCTCTATAAGGACCATAACAACATCAATTAGTTCCGGAAGTAATGCAATGACCAACACCACTCTCCATATTGCAGGAGAAATGATTGGAGGAAAAGAATTTGGGAGAgagaattttaaagaaaatgatgcGGCGCAATTTAATTAGCcgaaataataacaaattttatcgctcttttctctctctcatcTCTTATCTTTTTTTCAACTAGTGATGTGGTGACACGTCATTTcctcccctatcactcctcatattgCAGTGAGCAGAATCTGTACAACGCCCCCATCGGAGCAACACACAACCTCTCTTTTTGTCTGCCTCCACCACTTTTCGATATCGCAAAATTCATCGACAAGCTTGTATGctctcatattttttatttgaaaaataaataaatattttctctaaCTCGTAATAGAAGAGAATAGAGAAATTACCCACCTTCACTTGTAGACTATAGTAGAAAGATACATCAAACTCATCACGATGCAAATGTTGATCAGAagaataaatgttattttaattgcCATTGCTATTTTTCACATCTAAgacatatttttctcaattatccaacaatatatataaatagggatagaataattttaaataataaaagtgaattataaaaatcatcATTACCTTAACAAATAAATGCAAACaagatatataataacatttagtTTATTTCCTAAAGGAAATGTGAATGCAAAGGATATGATAAAattggttaataattattaaagatCTTTTTTTTAAGGGAttgtctaaataaattaattaatatctttAATTGTTAGAATTTTATGGCAATACAAATTGTTTGTGTTTAAgctaattaaacaataaaaaatgtatctatttgaaaatttaattatttagagagAAATGATTGTGGTGAGAATTTTGggagagaaaattttaaaagaataacgTTTTGATTGAcagaaaaataaacaaaatttctctctcatcaCTCTTTATTCTTTTTTCCAATTAGTGATATAGTGACATATATTCTCTCTTTCAAATTCTCTCCacttaattaaaatcaattttatatttattttattaaatgaatatttatatgTCCTAGTAAAACCACATATTGTTTTACTCAATATAAGAAATCTTTATCACAAAATAGATTGACAAAATCTTATTAAGATCCAAACACATCCTATATTGTCTAAAACTTTCTCactaatcaattttattatgaattctaatgcattgatttttttattacccagccataaaaacaatatttattgtttGCAAATTCACATCCCATCCATTTTAGTTCTTTAAATttgtttacttatttaaaaaaaaaaaatcatacaataGGGTAAATAAGAGTGGTTTAAACttaatgacaaaaataatataaaaatacaaatttaaccattttgaaaaataacaataaaaaatatgataattaatataataataaaaaaaactaatgttAATTGCTAAATACTCActagaaatttttttttgaatgaatttatattaatacaaatatatgggattataattatatagaatAGGGATGTAAATGAGTCAACTTACTCGTGAACCGCTCGGTCAAAGTTTAACTTTGATTAAGCTTCGTCAAAGTTTAACTTTGATTAAGTTCGAGTCGAGCCGGCtagtttaatattcgagtcgtCTCAAGCTTGTATAATACTTGCTCGATAACTTGTCGAGTTTTTTCGAGccacattataaataatatatttatttataatatatttatttattttaatattaaaatttaaaataaatattttttttttcacaaatatttgaaaatttaattttagttcaagttttCGAGTCCGTAAATAAATAGTCGAGTTGAtttcgagctcaaatttataaattcgtttgagctcgagtcgagctaataaatatttaatcgagtcgagttcaaacggcttgactcatttgccaTCCTAATATAGAGTACGTTGTTATCTTTTAATCTAAACaaaatgtcattaaataaaaaaaaaactatatctaataataaatataaatattggactatatttatttaatttcattatatatatatgaattcaCATGATCCATCATAAAAGTCTCTGATACTCTTATCAAAAGTATTCTTGTAAGATTTGCCACCCATaacaaaatccaataaatacataataaatatggagTAAGGTGTAATACTGTTACAATGTCAAAGAGCCACTTggttacaaaatttaataaaagtagctagattaatttcataatttgcAATTAAACACAACTCTAAATGTCTCGTATAGTTAATTTTGTGAAATGCATTCATACATGCAGCAGCAGAAGCAGCATAAACTTGTCGCTACTATTGTTGTCGCCGTATGCGTTTCAAGGCTTCGATTCATTTGGCAAAATACagaaatttgaataaaatctcATATACATAAAGGAACAAACATAATAAGTTGATAGTAAATACCATGGTAGTGAAACCAGTCAAAACTATCATCCATAGAAGCGCTGCAATCGTAACCCGTGCCTGCATATACAGTTTTATTTCCGGGTATTAGACAAACAATCATAATAtgttaatacttttttttataatacctaaaaaaagaaaaaagaaaaaggaagcTGTAGTAACCATTAATTAAGAACTAAACCTTCATACTGAAGCAAGCTGCTGCCATCAATCAAGAATCAAGGTTGAAtagtttatttttcaaatagtcaagggagaaaaagaaaaagtgggATATCGAGAGGTCTCCAGGCAATTAGGAACCAACCAGGCACTGTCCTTTTTCCTAAATATATCAATTCTCAATTCCCATCATAGCAAAAGGAAATGAGAAAAAAGGTTGTTAGTGGAGTGGAGCCCAGAAATCTCAAGCTCATCAAATTTCAATGActgatttatttgtttaaataaacaACTAACTGGTACATGACAAAGAGGAGTGGCTGCGGACCCCTTTTGCCTTTTTAGTGGCTTTGACCCAGTTTTCTTATTAATGCTAACTAAAACCAACGGAGCCTAAGAATAGTCGAACAATTTGCAAACTAAAGTGTCACAAAAGCAACCACTAAACATTGTGAGTTAATGGGAAAGTTTGCTGAAAATGTTTAGTCACAATGTAGGGATTCTATTATTGCATCTTACCTAAAAAAGGAAACAGTACTACCACCACATgagtaaaataatcaaaatgtgAATCTCTTGAGAGAAAATAGTGGTCAAGGAAAAAGATGCCCACGTGCTAAGCTTAGCCTAGTCTAGCCATTGACCTATATATAACCAACCTAAAGATTCTTGGTCATttatgtgataaaaaaaaaaagacaatgaATTCCCAAATTGAACACAAAGCAGGGTTAGAGATGAATCAGTCATTTATGGAAGAGGATGCATGTTTTTGTATTCAATTTCAATGGAATCGTCTTGATTCAGCTGAGAAAGAAGGCGGTTGAAATAACATGCAAGGAAAGAAGGAAATCGAACTGAAAGTAAAACACACATACATGGGTGGAAAATAAAAGTAACAATATCTTAGAGTCCCAGCTTGCAATCTGAACCATTCATTTCTACAAAAAGTTCTCCATCCTTTACAGTAGTGGCAATATCAACGACCTACAACAGTTAAAACTTTCAAGAGGTGCATATTATTTGATTCTATAAAGTAACTAACTTCTGGTTAACAATGGTAACTATTCCATGGAAACAATGTTCAACAAACTAAGATCAACTGTGGGTGCATTGCAATCATCTACAGACAAGTAAAAAAAgaaatcccctcttctagcctagtggcaacaaaaggtggatatcccccaggcctccatgaggtcctgggttcgagcccgtcaggcggcaagttctgcgtctggttaattggttaagtatgtttgcgggctatgtacttaacccgcggggattagtcgcactccataggagcagcggaacccagcgttcaaaaaaaaaaaaaaaaaaaaagaggttttaaaaatagaaacaaCTCTTTAATATTACATCGCTGTGATCATTTCATGAAATTTCAACcaaaacaagtaaaaaaatAGTTGCCCATGCCAAAGAAAACAAGTATgtattaatatcaaaataaaggAAATCAATTGAAAAGAAATGAAGTGACAGATGTATTTCACTTCAGTTTGTCCATCTCTGATCTAGCACATGAGCCATCCATATAAAGTAATATACTTATTGTGAGTGGAATATAATAGTACAGTAGAATCTGCCTTTTCGATTTTTTGAGTTCCTTTTCCTTTAGAATTGTTGGAACCCCGCAGCCACTAACCTTTACTTGTATACTTAAGTATAACCTTTAAGCATTTACAGTAGTAGAACACCAGCCACATTTAATTACAGTAGGGGTGTTCATCAACCATTTAAAACCTCCTAATCTTCTAATATTGACTACAACCAAATAAAGAGCAAGTAATTAAACCACCTAAACCTCTATATTGTCCATAACCAAACAGATAGCAAATAACTGCCAACACATCAttattatttggttaaaaaataGGCTTGAGTTTATTTTCCACAGTAATGCATAAATTTCGAGTTCATGAAACTAATCAAAGCAGAACATTCTCACATTATTCAAAATGCATGCAATTCAATTAAAGTTACAAATTTAAATGCATTAAATGTGTGAGcaatattttcatttcattactctcattttattttatttttgcaacTAAGcacaaataaaaacaagatGGATGAGAGGAGATATCGGCCAAAACTGCTTATTCTGAAACGTGGTTCAGGCTTAGTAGGGCTTTATGAAAGTTATACATGCCTTTGTAAGAAACTAAAGAggtatattattgaaaatatgcaaacttacaaaataaaattcaatgtTCCTCTACAACtcaataaatttatgatattgaCCTGGTTTGTAATATATCTTAAATAATGAACTCATTAAGAAACTATGTTTTAGTAAATTTGTATATGCGGTTGAGATTAACATCTCAACCTGTACAAGACTATTTGGTATAAAGATGGATATCTGGACATATTTAACTTGGATCAACTAAATAATTACCTAAATTATCAGGGCCCTTTTAAATAGATGAACCAAATTTTCAAATGACGGTTGATGTGGATGTTCAAAACCATATTCCGAAAAGACCCAAATCTCGGGACTGTATCCCACTCTCTAGGCTTTGTTTTAGACTAGTAAGATTTCATCTCTTGTTGTATTGCTATTGTCTCAAACAGTTTATCTTTAACATGCCTCGTCTATGGCGCCACCAACTCTTGCTATTTTTCTCTAGTTGCTTTATAGCCAGCTTGCTTCACCCTTTCTTTTCCATGGGTGGAGATGGAAATTTAGAGGCCTCCATTAAAATAGGTAAGAGTCTAAGTAGAACTAAAATCGATAATCaacaaaatgataaaatcaacaaaaaaaaaaacacaaaaacagTATTTGGAGCAATGAAGTCCTCCCCTAGTGGTTAGGTCCGCTATTGGTGGAGGCAACTAAAGAAACATTAATCAAGCCCAAGGTCTCTCGCTTTCAAGGGCACAAGAAACAATATCTTGAATTCTAAGTAGCAAATGCCAACTAAGACAAGCCTTAGTTGTAAGAAATCAACATCAAAACCAATAAGCTTATCCTATGGCTAGGGAAAAGTCAAACCATGGGAGAGAGCATCTATTAATAGGATACCATAAGATAATAATATACTATTGAAACAATTCAACCTATATTGATTCACGATTTTCCTTCTTATGTTACAAAAGTTGacctttcaaaaacaaaatcaacagCTTGATGGTTCAATTAAGG
It encodes the following:
- the LOC124926638 gene encoding uncharacterized protein LOC124926638 isoform X1, with amino-acid sequence MAHRQTLELIVCIYSFSSSHRKSRRLSTSVGNNNPTSYHMDSMPVNWEVLDALVIDFAKSERLLEDAQAPPSPYHGRLLTRQIRRSVETGDIDAAMDLLRLHAPSVLDDHRILFRLQKQKFIEFLRRGTPEGRDSAINCLRTALAPCALDAYPEAYEEFKHVLLAFVYDKDDQNSPVAVEWSERRRLEIAGLLTSVLRAHLHAYDPIFSMSLRYLISIHKVFCFRQGIVSPISNLIERLLPEERDPPAMPPESLYEASPFDEVDIQALAHAVELTRQGSIDGLKFARGDLFKAFQNELSRMRFNLSMLDGLIHEYCIYRGIVDSSLPSPNASEMQIQSEPFSVEQSEPVNCSLGEECVTSNPLDGETSLSNLDDNGCSSSEVRSDTVGKVLDIEERYHCESTDNLEDCSTSGVVLQSGCHHESRLAKRTRIHGTIEKSRHKWRRREEKLDPGFEVCDSHMFRSVSGNNTDKYSIVLGIKELASKGMAAEAVEEINTLDPNFFPQNPTLLFKLKQVEFLKLASSGDYQSALRVACSFLGALATKDPTLLKPLKETLLTLLRPIEDTMELDWPLHDVASSLQVEFGRRLGIDEPQLMKILQATLYTHSEWFKLQMCKDRFEGLLRIDSLKEVSSSLLTGGPVLKSNIETCEGSSQVTVSSSNRMQEDVSSPNQALSSESVCDESAILKVMEFLALPRADAIHLLAQYNGNAEAVIQQIFA
- the LOC124926638 gene encoding uncharacterized protein LOC124926638 isoform X2, which gives rise to MAHRQTLELIVCIYSFSSSHRKSRRLSTSVGNNNPTSYHMDSMPVNWEVLDALVIDFAKSERLLEDAQAPPSPYHGRLLTRQIRRSVETGDIDAAMDLLRLHAPSVLDDHRILFRLQKQKFIEFLRRGTPEGRDSAINCLRTALAPCALDAYPEAYEEFKHVLLAFVYDKDDQNSPVAVEWSERRRLEIAGLLTSVLRAHLHAYDPIFSMSLRYLISIHKVFCFRQGIVSPISNLIERLLPEERDPPAMPPESLYEASPFDEVDIQALAHAVELTRQGSIDGLKFARGDLFKAFQNELSRMRFNLSMLDGLIHEYCIYRGIVDSSLPSPNASEMQIQSEPFSVEQSEPVNCSLGEECVTSNPLDGETSLSNLDDNGCSSSEVRSDTVGKVLDIEERYHCESTDNLEDCSTSGVVLQSGCHHESRLAKRTRIHGTIEKSRHKWRRREEKLDPGFEELASKGMAAEAVEEINTLDPNFFPQNPTLLFKLKQVEFLKLASSGDYQSALRVACSFLGALATKDPTLLKPLKETLLTLLRPIEDTMELDWPLHDVASSLQVEFGRRLGIDEPQLMKILQATLYTHSEWFKLQMCKDRFEGLLRIDSLKEVSSSLLTGGPVLKSNIETCEGSSQVTVSSSNRMQEDVSSPNQALSSESVCDESAILKVMEFLALPRADAIHLLAQYNGNAEAVIQQIFA